In the genome of Gammaproteobacteria bacterium, one region contains:
- a CDS encoding succinate dehydrogenase assembly factor 2 has protein sequence MGERERLAWRCRRGMLELDLMLRGFLERGYDQLDETGQAGFLRLLDYPDQTLLEILMGRMQTADPVLRHVVEAIRAHAAH, from the coding sequence ATGGGCGAGCGCGAACGACTCGCCTGGCGCTGCCGGCGGGGCATGCTGGAGCTGGATCTGATGCTGCGGGGGTTTCTGGAGCGCGGCTACGATCAACTCGACGAAACGGGGCAGGCCGGTTTTCTGCGCCTGCTCGACTATCCCGACCAGACGTTGCTGGAAATCCTCATGGGCCGCATGCAGACGGCCGATCCGGTATTGAGACATGTCGTTGAGGCCATCCGCGCCCACGCTGCGCATTGA
- a CDS encoding succinate dehydrogenase iron-sulfur subunit, translating to MRFSIYRFDPEKDSQPYMQDFELPDAEIKPGMMLLAALIKLKEQDETLSFRRSCQEGVCGSDGMNINGRNGLACITPLASLKEPVEIRPFPGMPVVRDLVVDMENFFHQYRSTQPYLINEDPEPEVERLQSPEDRAELDGLYECILCGCCSAACPSYWWNPEKFLGPAALLQAARFIKDSRDQQTDARLEQLDDAYKLYRCHTIMNCTQVCPKHLNPTKAIGDIRKRMLKKSV from the coding sequence ATGCGCTTTTCGATTTACCGATTCGACCCCGAAAAGGATTCGCAGCCCTACATGCAGGACTTCGAGCTGCCGGACGCGGAAATCAAACCGGGCATGATGCTGCTGGCCGCCCTGATCAAGCTGAAGGAGCAGGACGAGACCCTCAGCTTCCGCCGTTCCTGCCAGGAAGGCGTGTGTGGCTCAGACGGCATGAACATCAACGGTCGCAACGGCCTGGCCTGCATCACGCCGCTCGCCTCGCTCAAGGAACCGGTCGAGATCCGTCCGTTCCCGGGCATGCCGGTGGTGCGTGACCTGGTGGTGGACATGGAGAATTTCTTCCATCAGTACCGCTCGACCCAGCCCTACCTGATCAACGAAGACCCGGAACCCGAGGTGGAGCGCCTGCAGTCGCCGGAGGATCGTGCCGAACTGGACGGTCTGTACGAGTGCATCCTGTGTGGCTGCTGCAGCGCAGCATGCCCGTCCTACTGGTGGAATCCGGAGAAGTTCCTCGGCCCGGCGGCGCTGCTGCAGGCGGCACGCTTTATCAAGGACAGCAGGGACCAGCAAACGGACGCACGCCTGGAACAGCTCGACGACGCCTACAAGCTGTACCGCTGCCACACCATCATGAATTGCACCCAGGTCTGCCCCAAGCACCTCAATCCGACCAAGGCGATCGGCGATATCCGCAAGCGGATGCTGAAAAAGTCGGTGTAA
- the sdhD gene encoding succinate dehydrogenase, hydrophobic membrane anchor protein, translating to MNRVLSGLRAWVVQRMSAVYLALFVIYVALHTLLAPPGDYGAWRQWIGEPGMLLAVSLAYVALLLHAWVGIRDVVLDYIHPFILRLFVLFAIALFLVGCGLWAGLVLLKVVLV from the coding sequence ATGAATCGCGTCCTGAGCGGTCTGCGGGCCTGGGTGGTGCAGCGCATGAGCGCGGTGTACCTGGCCCTGTTCGTCATCTACGTCGCGTTGCATACCTTGCTGGCGCCGCCCGGCGATTACGGTGCCTGGCGCCAGTGGATCGGCGAGCCCGGCATGCTGCTGGCCGTCTCGCTGGCCTACGTCGCGCTGTTGCTGCACGCGTGGGTCGGCATCCGCGACGTCGTTCTCGATTACATCCATCCCTTCATCCTCAGGCTCTTCGTTCTGTTCGCCATCGCGCTGTTTCTGGTCGGCTGCGGACTCTGGGCCGGACTCGTCTTGCTCAAGGTCGTGCTCGTATGA
- the sdhC gene encoding succinate dehydrogenase, cytochrome b556 subunit, which produces MPPARRPVFLNLFKIRLPITGITSFLHRVSGVLLFLAIPFSIYALDLSLSGPAGYGKAVELFNKPWIALFTILVLWSLVHHLLAGIRFLFIDIDLGVDRLTARRTAWTVVVSAVAIALLLAAWGWLK; this is translated from the coding sequence ATGCCACCAGCACGCAGGCCGGTATTCCTGAACCTGTTCAAGATCAGGCTGCCAATTACGGGCATAACCTCCTTTCTGCACCGAGTGAGCGGCGTGCTGCTGTTTCTGGCGATCCCTTTCTCGATCTACGCCCTGGACCTTTCGCTCAGCGGTCCGGCGGGATACGGCAAGGCGGTCGAGCTGTTTAACAAACCGTGGATTGCCCTGTTCACCATTCTTGTGCTCTGGTCGCTGGTTCATCACCTGCTTGCCGGTATCCGTTTCCTTTTCATCGACATTGACCTCGGCGTCGACCGGCTGACGGCGCGCCGCACCGCCTGGACCGTGGTCGTCAGCGCCGTGGCGATCGCGCTGCTGCTGGCGGCCTGGGGGTGGCTGAAATGA